A stretch of DNA from Candidatus Methylomirabilota bacterium:
TACTTTTCCTTTTCCTTCTTCGCTCTCGGCTCGGCCTTGGCCTCGGGCTTTCCCGCCTCCTCTTCTTTGCCTTCCTCCGGCTTGCGCTCGGTGACGACCTCGGGCTCCGCCGCCGGAGCCGCCGTCGGCGCCGCAACCTCCTCGGCCATGGGCGGCGAGACGGTGACGACGGGCTGGGTGGAGGGCGTGGTCACCCGGACGCCCTCCGGCGGTCTCAGGTCGGCGACCGTGAGGACGTCGTGGATGCGGAGGGCCGAGACATCGACGTCGAGCCGCTCGGGAATGAGCGAGGGAAGGCACGCCACGGCCACGGTGCGGAGGAGGACGGCGAGGACCCCGCTCTGCTCCTTGACCCCGGCCGCTTCGCCGATCACATGGATCGGGACCTCGACGGTGATCTCCTCGTCCATGCGGACGGCCTGGAGGTCGACATGGAGGAGTGTCTCGCGAACGGGATCGAACTGGAGGTCGCGCACGACGGCCGTCCGGGCGTCCGGCTCGCCGAGCAGGCGCAGGTTCACCAGCACGCCGCCCCCGGCGTGGGCGTGGAGGACCCGCTGCACGTCCTTGGGCGACACCGAGAGCGGCAGGGGTTCGGAACGGGCGCCGTAGAGAATGGCGGGAATCAGCCCGCGCCGCCGCAGGCGCCGGGCCGCCTCCTTGCCGCGGCTGTCGCGGCGCTCCACCGTGAGCTCACGAATTTCCATGACCGGACTCCCTCATCACACGAATAGCGTGGACACGGACTCCTCGTCGTGAATGCGTCGGATCGCCTCCGCCAGGAGCGGAGCCACCGAGAGGACCGTGATCTTGGGATGCTGCTTGTCCTTGGCCAGCGGGATCGAGTTGGTCACGACGACTTCGTCGATCGGGGCCCGTTCGAGTCGCGCCATCGCCGGCCCCGACAGGACCGGGTGGACGCCGCAGGCGAAGATGCGGTGGGCCCCCTCGCGCTCGAGGGCGTCAGCCGCCTGGACCAGCGTCCCGGCGGTGTCGATCATGTCGTCGATGATCAGGACGTCGCGCCCCTTGACGTCGCCGATCAGGCGCATGAACACCGAGACATTGGCGCTTTCCCGCCGCTTGTCGATGATCGCCAGGCCGGCGTAGAGCCGCTTGGCGATGGCCCGGGCTCGCTCCACGCCGCCGGCGTCGGGGGAGACGACCACCAGGTCCGTCCAGCCCCGCTGGGCGACGTAGTCGATGATGACCGGGGCGGCGAAGAGATGATCCACGGGAATGTCGAAGAAGCCCTGGATCTGGCCCGCGTGGAGATCGATCGCCAGCAGGCGCTGGGCGCCGGCGACGGTCAGCAGATCGGCCACGAGCTTCGCGGAGATCGGGACACGGGGCTGCACCTTGCGGTCCTGGCGCGCGTACCCGTAGTAGGGGAGCACGGCGGTGATGCGCTGGGCGGAGGCCCGCTTGAAGGCGTCGAGCATCACCAGGAGCTCCATGAGGTTGTCGTTGACCGGCGGGCAGGTGGGCTGGACGACGAACACGTCCGTTCCGCGGACGTTCTCGTCGATCTGCACGAACACCTCGCCGTCCGAGAACCGCGCCACCTCGGCCTGACCCAGCGGGACGCCGAGCATCGCCGCGATCTCTTCGGCCAGGGCCCGGTGGGCATTGCCCGAGAAGAGCTTCAGCTCGTACGGCATGGCGTCTCCTCGTTGCTCCCCGATGGCCGTCGTCTCGGTTGCGGCCCTCCCTCCGCCCGACGGGCCGGGTGGGCGGTGGTTGGGGCGGCAGGATTCGAACCTGCGAATACGGGATCCAAAGTCCCGCGCCTTACCGCTTGGCCACGCCCCAAGCCGCCTCCTGCCGCCGGGCCTTCGCCGGGCCCGCGTCCTCGCCGTCGCCGATCGAGAGCACCGGACCCGCGACGGTCCGGGCCACCCAGACCGACCACCTCGGCCCCCCGCCCGTGGCCAGTGCCGCGCGGATGCGTAGCGCGGCTGCGCGAGAGGCCGCGATCCCGATGACCGTCGGACCGCTCCCCGACATCACCGCCCCGAGCGCTCCGGCGTCGAGGAGGGCCGCCTTGACATCCCCCAATCCCGGCCAGAGCGACAGCGCGGCCGGCTCCAGGCCGTTCACGACGCGCGACGCGACGGCCGCGGCCCCGTCGCCCAGCGCCGCCACCAGGGTCCGGACCCGCGTGCCGTCGGTGAAGTCCACCGGCCGGAGCCGCGCGTAGACGTCCCGGGTCGGCAGCGGAAAGCCCGGGTTCACCAGAACGACCGCCAGCGACTGATGCGGCGGAACGGCCGCGAGTCGCTCCCCTCGGTCCGCCCCGAGTGCCGGACTCTGCCCCAGGAAGAACGGGACGTCCATCCCGAGCTTGGTCGCCAGCGCGAGCAGTCGCGCCGGCGCGAGCGAGAGCCCCCACAGCCGACTCAGGCCGACGAGGACCGCCGCCGCATCGGCCGATCCACCGCCGAGTCCCGCCGCCACCGGGATCGCCTTCGCGATCCGAATCCGCGCCCCCACGCGGACCTGCCCCTCGCGCCGGATCAGCTCCGCCGCGCGCCACGCGAGATTGTCTCGGCCCCGGGGCACGCCCGGGGCGTCGCACGCGACCTCGATGCCGGAAGACCCGGGCGCCTCGGGCTGGATGGTCTCGAGGGTCACCCGATCGGCCAGATCGATGGCCGCGAGGAAGGTCAGGAGCTCGTGGTACCCATCGGCCCGACGGCCCAGCACCTCGAGGCCCAGATTCACCTTCGCCCGGGCCCGCACGGTGAGGTGCCGCCCGCGTTCGAGCACGGAAAACCCTAGCATGACGGGGGTTTCCTGTCAATCAACGGCTTCGATCGGCACGCCTGGCGGGATGGGGAGCTCGAAGGCGTCGGGCGGCGGGGCCATGTTCTCGCCCGAGACGTATCGGAGATGGGCCTCCAGACTCCGACCCGGCGCCTCCACCACGAGCTCCTGCAGGCCCCCCCCGAGGGCTCGCTCGAACGTGACGGTCAGACGCTCGCCGTTCTCGAGCTGGAGCCGTGCCGGCTGGCCCTCGGCCGTCACCCAGACTCGCTGGCGGGCGCCGTCCGCCTCGAACACGATGTGGGCGCCGCGATCCTCGGCGACGCGAACGGCGACGCCCGGCGGGGGCGTCGGGACGTGTCCGGCCAGCAGCCGGATGAGCGTCTCCGGGCGGACCGGGACCCCGAGCCAGCGATTCATCGATTCAGGAGTCGGCCGCGCCCGCCACGCCTTCCGCTCGGTGGGGCTATAGATGGTGAGGGACTCGGGCCCGGTGGTGACGATGAGCGCGGGCAGGCCCAGCGGGCTGATGGCCTCGAAGCGAAGCCGGGTCGGCGAGACGAGAAGCGCGCCCGCGCTCCGCTGGGCCCGTCCCTGTCGCACCACCGTCAGGTCGACGGCGGCCCGCAGGCCCGAGAACGCCTGCCACTCCCGCTCCCAGCGACGCACGAGCTCGGCCGCCTCTCCGGCCGCCACGCCGCCGAGGACGGGCGGGCGGCGTTCGGGGACGCTGGCGCAGCTCGAGGCCAGGAGCACGAGGGCGGTGAGCGCGCCCAGGCGCCGGTTCGGCCGCCGCGGGCCGGTCTTCACGCTCCGCATGTCCCGGGGGCCGAACCGGCCGAGCTTACTTTCGGCCTTCCCGCTTCTGCCGGGCCTGCTCGACCTTCCGCTTGACGCCCTCGTTGGCGGGGTCGATCTCGAGCGATTTTTCCCAGGCCCGGAGCGCCTCGGTGTCGTTGCCGATCTTGAGATGGGCATCCCCGAGGTGCTCGTAGATGACGGCGTCTTCTTTCCCCTTGGTCAGCTCGATGGCCCGGTTGAGCTCGCGAAGAGCCTCGTCGTACCGGCCTTGCTGGTAGTAGGCCCAGCCCAGGCTGTCGACGAAGTACCCGTTTTCGGGCTCGAGCTCGAGGGCCTTCCGGATGAGCCCCTCGGCCTCGTCGAGCCGGATCCCCTTCTCGGCGAACATGTAGCCCACGTAGTTGTAGGCCTCGGCGTGCTTGGGATCGAGCGCGATCACCCGCCGGAACTGGGTCACGGCGTCCTCGAACTTGCCCATCTTCTCGTAGGCGACGCCGAGCTGGAAGCGGAGATCCTTGTGCTTGTCGTCGAGCGTGAGCCCTTCCTCGTAGGCGCGGACCGCCCGGTCCTGCTGGTTGGCCCGGGAGTACGCCATCCCGAGGTAGAGGAAGAGCTCGGGGCGCTTCGGGTCGAGGTTGATCGCCTCCTGCAGGACCTTGATGGCCTCGTCGTAGCGCTTGGCGCGGCTGTGGAGGAAGCCCAGCTGGAGCCGAGCATCGATCGACTTGGGGTCGCTCTGGAGGACCTGCCGGAGCTCCTCGAGCGCCTCCTTCTCCCGCCCGGCGTCGAGGTAGGCGGACGAGAGGTAGAAGCGCGCGCGCAGGTTGGTGGGTTCCAGCGTGAGGACGCGCTGGAAGGCCTCGATCGCCTTGTCGTAGGCCTTCCGCTCGTACTCGACGGCTCCCAGCTTCGTCCACACGCGGGGGTCACTGGGAAGCTGGTCGGCCAGCGTCGCGTACTCCTCGCTCGCGTCCTGGAGCTTGCCGAGCCGGATCAGCAGCTCCCCGAGGCGGTCGCGCAACGCCGGGTTGTCCGGGTTCGCCTCCAGCGCCTGCCGGTAGACGGCGACCGCCTGGTCGTCTTTCTTCTGCTGCTCGTAGACGAAGGCGAGGGCGGCCCAGGCGCCGTCCTGGTCCGGGTCGAGCTCGACCGCCCGACGGAGGAGGCGGACGGCGTCGTCCCAAGCCTCCCGCTCGACCGCGAGCCGACCCAGCAGGTAGTGCGCCCGTGCGTGTTTCGGGTCGACCTGGAGCAACCGCTCGAGCACGCCTCGGGCCTTCTCGTAGTCCTTCCGCTCGGCGTAGTAGCGGGCGAGGGTCTCGTACGGCTCGGTCGCGGGCGGGTTCAGGCGGATCGCCTGCTCGAGTTCGGCCACCGCCTCCGTGTCCTTCTTCTGGGCGTGGTAGAGGTCGGCCAGCGTGATGTAGGCGCCGACGGCGCCGGGATCGAGGGTCCGGGCCCGGTGGGCCGCCGCCATGGCATCGGTGTACTGCTCCTGCCGGCCCAGCCACTTGGCGAGGGTGAGCCAGAGCGCGGGACTCTTCGGGTCCCGGTCGATGGCCTTCTTGATCTCGGTGATCGCGTCGCCCATGCGTCCCGCCTGGGCGTAGAGGAGGGCCAGGGCGGTGTGGAGGTAGGCCGCCGGATCGGCCGGCCGCCGAGAAACGGCGATCGAGGTCGAGGCCGTCGAGGCCGTGGCGGAGCCGGCGTCGGTCGCCGCCGCGCCTCCGTGCGGCACCGCCGCGCATCCCAGGAGCAGCAGCAGCACGGCGGCGCACAACCCGGTGCGGGTGAACCTCATCAGGATACCTCTCCTTCCGCGGTCTCGGGCGACGGCCGACCGCCGTCAGCCGGGGCCAGATGGAATCGGATGGCCCGGACTTCCACGGTGGGCGCGACGGCCCGGCAGCGTGCCAGCAGCGCCTCTTCCGTGAGCGTGAGGCGGTGAAGCCAGCCGGAGCCGTCCACGGCCACCTGCAGAATGCCTCCTTCGATGCCCTCGGCCCGGGACCGGCGCGCGGCCGGCCCCGCGATTTCGGGCCAGGCCGCCAGCAGACGGACCTCGGCCAGGCGATCGGTCAGTCCTGGCAGGGTCCCCAGGAGGTCCCCGACGCGGACCGGCTCAGCCATCGGGCGCTTGTCCGGAGCTTACCATGCCGAGGGTCCGCTCGACCCGGCGCATGTCGGCCGCCACGACCGCCACCGCCGCCAGGGCGATCACGCCCGCGAAGAAGACCACGACGGGCAGGAGGAGCATGGCCGCCTGGAGTGATCGGCGTCGATCCGAGATGAGCCCCACGATGCCCGGCGAGAGGAAATCGCCGCCGAGGTGGATCAGGAACACGAAGATCGCCACCGCCGTGGCCCGCAGCGAGGGGTTCACGACGTTGTGAATCACGGCGTTGACGCTGCCGACGTAGAGCACGAGGAAGAACACGGCCAGGAACAGGGCGGGCAGGAACACCGAGCGGTCGTCGTGGAGGAGGAACACCAGCGCGAACGGGGCGGACAGGATGAAGCCGCCTGCGATCGTGAGCAAGTGGCCCGCCGCGGTCCGGCGCGCCAGGGCATCGCCGATCAGCCCGCCGACGATCACCCCGAGGAGTCCCGCGCTGGCCGAGAGCGAGCCGTACCAGATGGACGCCTCGAGGACGGAGAACCCTTTCACCCGGTGCAGATAGCTCGGCAGCCACGCCGCGAACGCCCCCGTCGCGAAGGCCACCAGCATCCCGACGGCGCAGACCATGACGAAGGTCGGCGTGCGGAACAGCCCGAGAATGCCCACTACCAGTCCCGGCGCCGCGGGGGCCGGGAGGGCCAGCAGGACGGGGTCCTCCTCGGGCGCGACGTCCTGCCCGCCCCGCGGCGGGTCCGCGAGGCGCCAGGCCAGCACGGCCAGGACGAGGCTGGGGATGCCGATCAGGAGAAACGCGCCGCGCCACCCGAAGCGGCTGCCGACGAGCCCGCCGACCGTCACGCCGATGGCCCCGCCCACCGGGATGGCCGCGTTGAAGAGGCTGTTCACGAAGCCCCGCCGCGCCTTCGGGAAGAAGTCCGACACCATGGCGGTGGCCGTCGGCCCGTAGGACGCCTCGCCGATGCCGACCAGCGCCCGCGTGAAGAAGAGCTGCCCATAGGAGCGGGCCAGGCCGGACAGGAAGGTCGCGGCGCCCCAGACGGCCACGCCGACTCCGATCAGCCGATTCCGCGGGAGCCGATCGCCCAGGACGCCGAGCGGAATGGACCCGAGCAGGTAGAGGAAGACGAACGCGGAGGCCAGCCACCCGAGCTCGGCGTCGGACAGCTCGAGGTCGGCCTGAACGAGCGGGAACACTCCGAAGATGATCTGGCGGTCGATGTAATTGAACAGGTTGATCGTGAACAGCACCCAGAGCGCGTACCGGGCGTAGCGCGGGGAGAAGAACAGGGGCGTGGGGGAACTCATCGGGGTCGCGCTCGAACGGCTATCCTAGCACGCGCGCGCGAACGGCCACAAGGTTTCGGGCCTGCGCAGGCGCCGCGTTTGACGCAGTGGGCGCGGAGGCTGTAGCATGCAGGCCACATGGCTCACGCGCGTCGCGGCGATCTCCTGACGGTGGACGTGACGGATCTCGCCTTCGGCGGAGAAGGCGTGGCCCGCGCCGGCGGCTACGTCGTGTTCGTGCCCGGTGGGGTGCCCGGGGACCGGCTCGACGTCCGCCTGACCCAGGTCCGGCCGCGGTTTGCCCGCGGCCAGATCGAGCGCGTCGTGACCCCGTCCGGGCTCCGCGCCGAGCCGCCCTGTCCCTACTTCGGCCGCTGCGGCGGGTGCCGACTCCAGCACGTCCGCTACGAGGCGCAGCTTGCGTTCAAGCAGCGCCAGGTCGCCGAGTGCCTGGCGCGGCTCGGCGGGCTCGGCCCGGCCGAGGAGATCCCGGTCCGACCGATCGTCGGCGCGCCCGAGATCTACGGGTACCGCAACAAGATGGAGTTCACGTTCGCCGAGGCGGACGGCCGGGCCGTCGTCGGGCTCCACGAAGCGGAGCGATACGACGCGATCCTGGACATCGAGCGGTGCCTCATCCAGTCCGAGACGCTGAACGCGGTCCTGCGGGAGGTCCGCGCCTTCGTGCACGAGCACGGTGGGACCGTCTATCGCCAGGATCGGGAGGAAGGGCTGCTCCGCTTCCTGATGCTGCGGGAAGGGCGGGCGACTGGCGAGGCGATGGTGAACCTCGTGACCGCCTCACATGATCTGGCGTTGGCCAGGGCCCTGGCCGACCACCTGCGCGCCCGGTGCCCGCAGGTGACCTCCGTCGTCCTCAACGTGAATCCGAAGAAGGCGGCGGTGGCGGTGGGCGTGGAGGAGCACCCCATCGCCGGCCACGAGCGGATCCGCGAGCGGCTCGGCGGCCTCGA
This window harbors:
- a CDS encoding DUF721 domain-containing protein, which encodes MAEPVRVGDLLGTLPGLTDRLAEVRLLAAWPEIAGPAARRSRAEGIEGGILQVAVDGSGWLHRLTLTEEALLARCRAVAPTVEVRAIRFHLAPADGGRPSPETAEGEVS
- the rlmD gene encoding 23S rRNA (uracil(1939)-C(5))-methyltransferase RlmD, with product MAHARRGDLLTVDVTDLAFGGEGVARAGGYVVFVPGGVPGDRLDVRLTQVRPRFARGQIERVVTPSGLRAEPPCPYFGRCGGCRLQHVRYEAQLAFKQRQVAECLARLGGLGPAEEIPVRPIVGAPEIYGYRNKMEFTFAEADGRAVVGLHEAERYDAILDIERCLIQSETLNAVLREVRAFVHEHGGTVYRQDREEGLLRFLMLREGRATGEAMVNLVTASHDLALARALADHLRARCPQVTSVVLNVNPKKAAVAVGVEEHPIAGHERIRERLGGLDFSISANSFFQTNTPQAERLFSVVAEYAALTGREVVFDLYSGTGAISLLLARQARAVYGIEVVPAAIDDATRNATANGIGNCTFLAGEVRDVLPDLVRQGIRAHVVVADPPRAGFHPKALRAVLALAPERIVYVSCNPATLARDLGIVRAGGYRITAVQPLDMFPHTPHIEVVARLERAP
- a CDS encoding MFS transporter gives rise to the protein MSSPTPLFFSPRYARYALWVLFTINLFNYIDRQIIFGVFPLVQADLELSDAELGWLASAFVFLYLLGSIPLGVLGDRLPRNRLIGVGVAVWGAATFLSGLARSYGQLFFTRALVGIGEASYGPTATAMVSDFFPKARRGFVNSLFNAAIPVGGAIGVTVGGLVGSRFGWRGAFLLIGIPSLVLAVLAWRLADPPRGGQDVAPEEDPVLLALPAPAAPGLVVGILGLFRTPTFVMVCAVGMLVAFATGAFAAWLPSYLHRVKGFSVLEASIWYGSLSASAGLLGVIVGGLIGDALARRTAAGHLLTIAGGFILSAPFALVFLLHDDRSVFLPALFLAVFFLVLYVGSVNAVIHNVVNPSLRATAVAIFVFLIHLGGDFLSPGIVGLISDRRRSLQAAMLLLPVVVFFAGVIALAAVAVVAADMRRVERTLGMVSSGQAPDG
- a CDS encoding ribose-phosphate pyrophosphokinase; translated protein: MPYELKLFSGNAHRALAEEIAAMLGVPLGQAEVARFSDGEVFVQIDENVRGTDVFVVQPTCPPVNDNLMELLVMLDAFKRASAQRITAVLPYYGYARQDRKVQPRVPISAKLVADLLTVAGAQRLLAIDLHAGQIQGFFDIPVDHLFAAPVIIDYVAQRGWTDLVVVSPDAGGVERARAIAKRLYAGLAIIDKRRESANVSVFMRLIGDVKGRDVLIIDDMIDTAGTLVQAADALEREGAHRIFACGVHPVLSGPAMARLERAPIDEVVVTNSIPLAKDKQHPKITVLSVAPLLAEAIRRIHDEESVSTLFV
- a CDS encoding tetratricopeptide repeat protein — encoded protein: MRFTRTGLCAAVLLLLLGCAAVPHGGAAATDAGSATASTASTSIAVSRRPADPAAYLHTALALLYAQAGRMGDAITEIKKAIDRDPKSPALWLTLAKWLGRQEQYTDAMAAAHRARTLDPGAVGAYITLADLYHAQKKDTEAVAELEQAIRLNPPATEPYETLARYYAERKDYEKARGVLERLLQVDPKHARAHYLLGRLAVEREAWDDAVRLLRRAVELDPDQDGAWAALAFVYEQQKKDDQAVAVYRQALEANPDNPALRDRLGELLIRLGKLQDASEEYATLADQLPSDPRVWTKLGAVEYERKAYDKAIEAFQRVLTLEPTNLRARFYLSSAYLDAGREKEALEELRQVLQSDPKSIDARLQLGFLHSRAKRYDEAIKVLQEAINLDPKRPELFLYLGMAYSRANQQDRAVRAYEEGLTLDDKHKDLRFQLGVAYEKMGKFEDAVTQFRRVIALDPKHAEAYNYVGYMFAEKGIRLDEAEGLIRKALELEPENGYFVDSLGWAYYQQGRYDEALRELNRAIELTKGKEDAVIYEHLGDAHLKIGNDTEALRAWEKSLEIDPANEGVKRKVEQARQKREGRK
- a CDS encoding 50S ribosomal protein L25 — its product is MEIRELTVERRDSRGKEAARRLRRRGLIPAILYGARSEPLPLSVSPKDVQRVLHAHAGGGVLVNLRLLGEPDARTAVVRDLQFDPVRETLLHVDLQAVRMDEEITVEVPIHVIGEAAGVKEQSGVLAVLLRTVAVACLPSLIPERLDVDVSALRIHDVLTVADLRPPEGVRVTTPSTQPVVTVSPPMAEEVAAPTAAPAAEPEVVTERKPEEGKEEEAGKPEAKAEPRAKKEKEK
- a CDS encoding 4-(cytidine 5'-diphospho)-2-C-methyl-D-erythritol kinase, whose product is MLGFSVLERGRHLTVRARAKVNLGLEVLGRRADGYHELLTFLAAIDLADRVTLETIQPEAPGSSGIEVACDAPGVPRGRDNLAWRAAELIRREGQVRVGARIRIAKAIPVAAGLGGGSADAAAVLVGLSRLWGLSLAPARLLALATKLGMDVPFFLGQSPALGADRGERLAAVPPHQSLAVVLVNPGFPLPTRDVYARLRPVDFTDGTRVRTLVAALGDGAAAVASRVVNGLEPAALSLWPGLGDVKAALLDAGALGAVMSGSGPTVIGIAASRAAALRIRAALATGGGPRWSVWVARTVAGPVLSIGDGEDAGPAKARRQEAAWGVAKR